In a single window of the Natronomonas salsuginis genome:
- a CDS encoding Rieske (2Fe-2S) protein: protein MATARRIAATNDVPAETTLVFTLREIDSGEKREGILVRTDDDLHAWFNYCQHYTHIKIDKGTGAEMRNGELICENHGAYFESDTGFCNFGPCEGAYLNEVEIEVEDGDVYLVDDDYEFVREGPIEADDADLESKSNYKF, encoded by the coding sequence ATGGCTACCGCGCGACGGATTGCCGCGACGAACGATGTGCCGGCCGAAACGACGCTCGTGTTCACGCTCCGGGAGATCGATTCGGGGGAGAAACGCGAGGGCATTCTCGTCCGAACCGACGACGACCTCCACGCCTGGTTCAACTACTGCCAACACTACACCCACATCAAGATCGACAAGGGAACCGGCGCGGAGATGCGCAACGGCGAGCTCATCTGCGAGAACCACGGCGCGTACTTCGAATCGGACACCGGTTTCTGCAACTTCGGCCCCTGCGAGGGCGCGTACCTGAACGAAGTCGAGATCGAGGTCGAGGACGGTGACGTATATCTTGTCGACGACGACTACGAGTTCGTCCGCGAGGGGCCGATCGAGGCCGACGACGCGGATCTGGAATCGAAATCGAACTACAAGTTCTGA
- a CDS encoding nuclear transport factor 2 family protein, translating to MDLEDRVRALEDRGEIERLKYEYARRLDDDEFDSVVELFTEDATYALEGWGTHEGHAEIAAFIETTLADAFEYTAHVMHHPTIDVDGDTASAEWYLEIHYALADGTAGWRQGRYFDEYEKVDGEWLFSSMSHTILARQRSEYEVVEDERYGEIIEYGAPR from the coding sequence ATGGACCTCGAAGACAGGGTGCGAGCGCTCGAAGACAGAGGCGAGATCGAGCGGCTGAAATACGAGTACGCCCGCCGACTCGACGACGACGAGTTCGATAGCGTGGTCGAGCTGTTCACCGAGGACGCGACGTACGCCCTCGAGGGCTGGGGGACCCACGAGGGCCACGCGGAGATCGCGGCGTTCATCGAGACGACGCTCGCGGATGCCTTCGAGTACACGGCGCACGTGATGCACCACCCGACGATCGACGTCGACGGCGACACCGCGAGCGCCGAGTGGTACCTCGAAATCCACTACGCGCTCGCCGACGGCACCGCCGGCTGGCGGCAGGGCCGCTACTTCGACGAGTACGAGAAGGTCGACGGCGAGTGGCTGTTCTCGTCGATGTCGCACACCATCCTCGCCAGACAGCGCTCCGAGTACGAGGTCGTCGAGGACGAGCGCTACGGCGAGATCATCGAGTACGGCGCCCCCCGATAG